From Abyssibius alkaniclasticus:
GGTCGCCGCCGTTGGCTTCGGGATGAGCGCGATCTTTTTCTGGCGCATCCTTTAGCGCCCCCCCTTAGCGCCCCCTAGCGCGCCCCCCAGGTATCGGTCAGCCGATAGCCTTCTGGCCAGGGGTCTGACGGGTCGAGCATGTGCTGATGCGTGCCGGTGATCCAGGCGCGGCCGGAAATTTCGGGCAGAATGGCGGGTTTGCCGCCCACCGTGGTTTCCCCGACAATCCGCCCCATAAAGGTCGAGCCGATCAGCGAAACGGTGGTCAGGCTGTCCTCTAGCCCCATCTGTCCGCGCGCGTGCAGCACGGCCATGCGGGCAGAAAGCGCCGTGCCGGTTGGCGAACGGTCTACCTTGCCCGGTTGCACGGCAACGGCGGCACCGGCGCGCAGATCATTGCCGTTGCGCGCGACCTTGCCGGCGAACAGGCAAAAGGAAAAATGCGCCCAGTCGGGGTTGTCGGGGTGGTGGAAGCGCAGCGCCTTGTTGGCGGCATTGGTGATTTGCACGCCAAGTTTGGCGATCTTGTGCGCCTCCTCCGCAACCAGTTTCAGGCCCAGCGCATCGGCATCGACAAAGATAAAACTGTCGCCGCCATAGGCGGTGTCTACCGTCAGCGTGCCCAGCCCTTCAACCTTTAGCGGCACGTCCAGCTCGGCAGCGAAACTCGGCAGGTTCTGCACGAAAATCCGCTCGGCCTTGCCGTTCTTGCATTCGGCGCGCACCTTTACCAAGCCGCCGGGGGCTTCGAGCAGCATTTCGGTGACAGGCTCCCGCATCGGGATGATCCCGCTATCCAGCAGCACGGTTGAAACGCAGATGGAGTTGGAGCCCGACATGGGCGGGGTATCTTCCGGCTCCATGATAATGAAGGCCGCATCGGCGCGCGCATCTTTGGGGGGCACGAGCAGGTTCACATGGCGAAACACCCCGCCGCGCGGCTCGTTCAGCACGAAATTGCGCAAGCTGTTGTCCTTGGCGATCCAGCGCGATTGTTCCCATAGCGTATCGCCCGGTGGTGGGGTTACACCGCCGACAATAACATCGCCGACCTCGCCCTCGGCATGGGCTGAAATAACGTGGATTGTTTTGCTCGATCGCATGGGGGTCTCCTATTCGGTGAGCCAGCCGGGCATGTTCGGGGCACGGCCGGTTTGCGCGGCGGTCACACAATCGGCAAGGCTGCCAAAGCGCACCGTGCGGTTTGAAAGACCGGGGGCGTAATGGGCGTATTTGCCAGAGTTCGTCATCAGGTTGCGCGCCGCGGGCGGGAAAATCGGCTCGGTGATCGAACACCAGCAGATATCGGGGATGACCTGCGCGCCGAAGCCCTCCAGTTTCGCCAAGGTGCCATCGGCGCGAATCTCCGCCAGCACATTTTGCCCGACGGTGACAATGGTGCTGACCGCCGCCTTGCCCGCGAGCAGCGCCGCCAGCGCCCGGCATTCGGGGGCGGAAAAATGCGGGCTGCCAAAGGCGACAAGCTCCACCGCTTCCGGCCCCTGGTTCAACCCCGCCCAGATATGCGCCAGCTCGGCGCGGCTGACCTGAACGCAATCATCCGGCACCGGAAAGCCCTCGGCCTCGGGCGTATGGCCCGCCACATGCAGCATGGGGGCTGCGGAAGTCGTGCCAAAGGCGGCGCATAGTGCCTTGAGGTCGTCATCGCCTGGCGCCAGCGCCTCCAGCCCGGTGAGCAGCGGAATCCTGTCGGGCGAAAGCTGGCCGGCAATATAGCCGAGCATGGGCCAAAGCGCATCGTCGGCACCGTCGGGCGCGTTGATATGCAACCGGCGGCGCGGGGCGCGGTTGGCGGTCAGGTAAACACCGGAAAGCGGCGCGCGGCCCGTCATGGCAATGAACAGGTCCAGATAGTCGGGGTGTTTGACCGAGCGCGCCGCCAGCACGGTATTGGCATAGATCACCGCATTGGATTCCGACCAGCCGATATTTTCGCCCGCCTTTGGCGCTGTGGCCAGCAGATAGGGGGCGCAGGTGAATGTGGGGCGTGCGCCCATGTTCACATAGGCATCGGCCAGACGTGCGGCGCGCAGCCCGAAGCTTGGCGGCACGCCCTGTGCGCGCCAGTTGCCGTGGTCGACCGAAATGGCGTTCA
This genomic window contains:
- a CDS encoding trans-3-hydroxy-L-proline dehydratase, whose translation is MRSSKTIHVISAHAEGEVGDVIVGGVTPPPGDTLWEQSRWIAKDNSLRNFVLNEPRGGVFRHVNLLVPPKDARADAAFIIMEPEDTPPMSGSNSICVSTVLLDSGIIPMREPVTEMLLEAPGGLVKVRAECKNGKAERIFVQNLPSFAAELDVPLKVEGLGTLTVDTAYGGDSFIFVDADALGLKLVAEEAHKIAKLGVQITNAANKALRFHHPDNPDWAHFSFCLFAGKVARNGNDLRAGAAVAVQPGKVDRSPTGTALSARMAVLHARGQMGLEDSLTTVSLIGSTFMGRIVGETTVGGKPAILPEISGRAWITGTHQHMLDPSDPWPEGYRLTDTWGAR
- a CDS encoding aconitase X gives rise to the protein MSHRSIIAGTAEGPVLASAEGLSFWGGVDPLSGLVIDAYHPLHGQSLAGKVLVMPTTRGSCSGSGVMLDMALNGTAPAAFVFRESEDVVTLGAMIAAKMFDHSVPVVRLGAEAFAQASAAKAAEVTPEALIIDGQSLPLARAKADALALTPDDRAMLNGETGTANRIAMEVICEMALLQGATTLVDVTQAHIDGCILANTANLRFAERMAEMGGQVRIPTSMNAISVDHGNWRAQGVPPSFGLRAARLADAYVNMGARPTFTCAPYLLATAPKAGENIGWSESNAVIYANTVLAARSVKHPDYLDLFIAMTGRAPLSGVYLTANRAPRRRLHINAPDGADDALWPMLGYIAGQLSPDRIPLLTGLEALAPGDDDLKALCAAFGTTSAAPMLHVAGHTPEAEGFPVPDDCVQVSRAELAHIWAGLNQGPEAVELVAFGSPHFSAPECRALAALLAGKAAVSTIVTVGQNVLAEIRADGTLAKLEGFGAQVIPDICWCSITEPIFPPAARNLMTNSGKYAHYAPGLSNRTVRFGSLADCVTAAQTGRAPNMPGWLTE